In Xanthomonas campestris pv. phormiicola, the DNA window GTGTTCTTCACCGTGTATTCGATCCGCAACATGACCGCCGAATCGTGGCTGGGCCTGGATTTCGACACGCCGTACAAGTATTTCGACAGCGGCATCGCCTACTTCATCTCCTCGCAGTCGGTGGTGCTGGTGCTGGCGTTCCTGCTCGCCTATTCGTTCGCGATGCTGATGCGCACGATCGAGGGCCAACTATTCAAGAACCTGCTGATCTTCGCGTTCGCGTTGAGCCTGCTGGTGTCCAACGGCTATTTCTCGATCAAGACCGCGGCGCTGTGGTGGTTCGTGTGCGGCTGCCTGTGGCAGATGGTGCCGCGGCAGTCCGCGCCGGATGCGCTGCCGCCGGCCAGCGGCCCGACGCGGCAAGCGGCGGTGGCGACATGAGCGTCCCCACGCAGACCGTGCAGACGGTGTTGGCCGAGCAGCCGACCACGACCGGCGTACGCGGCACGCGCGATGCGCGCATCGATGCGGCCAAGGCGCTGGCGATCCTGCTGGTGGTGTTCGGCCACGCCAAGGGCATCCCGCATGCCTATGTGATCCTCGCCTACAGCTTCCATGTGCCGATGTTCTTCGTGTTGTCCGGCTGGGTCGGCGAAGCGTTCGGCAAGCGCCCGCTGGGCATGGCGACCTGGACCAAACTGGCGCGCAGCCTGCTGCTGCCGTACCTGGCGTTCTTCGTGGTCGGGTACGTCTACTGGATGCTGACCCGCAACATCGGTTCCAAGGCGCAGCTGTGGGGCGACCGGCCGTGGTGGGAGCCGCTGCTGGGCCTGGTCAGCGGCATCGGACCCAAGCTCTACGTGATGCCGGCGCTGTGGTTCCTGCCGGCGCTGTTCGTGACCACGTTGACCTATCTGTACCTGCGCCGGCACCTGTCGCTGGAGCTGCTGGCGGTGCTGTCGCTGTTGCTGGCCTGGGCCTGGGCGATCTGGTTTCCGACCCAGGATTACCGGCTTCCGTTTGCGCTGGATGTACTACCGGTGTCGTTGTGCTTCTTCGCGATCGGCGCGGCCGCGGCCAAGCGCAGCGGCCAGCTGCCGAGCAGCCGCGCGGGCAACGCGCTGGCCGCGCTGCTGCTCGGCGCGGCGTGGTTCGCGATCGCCTGGAACAACGGCCGGGTGGACGTGAACATGATGAAATTCGGCCATTCGCCGCTCGGTTTCCTCGCCGCCAGCCTGCTCGGCAGCGCGATGGCGCTGTGCGCGGCGCGGCTGGTGCAGGACTGGGCGTGGCTGCAGTGGATCGGGCGCAACACCTTGCTGATCCTGTGCACGCATACGCTGCTGTTCTCGGTCATGGCCGGCGTGGCCAGCCGCACCGGCCTGGTCCGCGGCGATGCGTGGGGGCCGGCCTGGGCGGTATCGGTGAGCGTGTTCGCGGTGCTCGCCAGCGTGCCGATGCGTGCGGTGATCGTGCGCGTGGCGCCGTGGATGATCGGGCTGCGGCGCGAGCCGGCAACACAGGAGGCGAGCTGATGGCGCTATCGCAATGCTGCATGTGGTCCCGCGGGAGCGCTCGATGAAGGTGGTACATGTGGTGCGCCAGTTCCATCCGTCGGTGGGCGGCATGGAGGAGGTCGTACTGAACATCGCGCGGCGGCATCTGCAACAGGGCCGCGACCAGGTCGAGGTGGTGACCCTGGACCGGGTCTTCACCCGGCCGCAGGAGCGGCTCGCGCAGCGCGATGCCTACCAGGGCGTGCCGATCGTGCGCGTGCCGTTCCGCGGCTCCTCGCGCTATCCGCTGGCGCCGAAGGTGCTGGCCGCGCTGCGCGGCGCCGATCTGGTGCACGTGCACGGCATCGATTTCTTCTACGACTTCCTGGCCTTGACCCGCGTGCTGCACGGCACGCCGATGATCGTCTCCACCCATGGCGGGTTCTTCCATACCACCTACGCCTCGCGCCTGAAGATGCTGTGGTTCAAGACGCTGACCCGGGCCTCGGCCTGGGCCTATGCGCGGGTCGTGGCGACCAGCGAGAACGATGGCGAGGTGTTCTCCGCGGTGGTCGCGCCGCAGCGGCTGCGGGTGATCGAGAACGGCGTGGACGTGGGCAAGTTCGCCGGGCAGGGCAGCGCCACGCCAGGGCGCACCCTGATCTATTTCGGGCGCTGGTCGGTCAACAAGGGCCTGCTGGAGACGCTGGACCTGCTGCGCGCGCTGGCGGCGCAGGATCCGGCCTGGCAACTGATAGTGGCCGGGCGCGAATACGACTTCAGCCACGCCGATCTGCTGCAGGCGATCGCCGAGCGCGGCCTGCAGGGCCGCGTGCAACTGCGCGTGGCGCCCTCGCAGGAGGAACTGGCGCAACTGCTCGGCAGCGCGCAGTACTTCGTGTGCCTGTCGCGGCACGAAGGCTTCGGCCTGGCCGCGGTCGAGGCGATGAGCGCCGGCCTGCTGCCGGTGCTGAGCGACATCCCGCCGTTCGCACGCCTGGTGCGCGAATCGGCGCAAGGCGTGCTGCTGGATCCGGCCGATCCGCAGCGCGCCGCCGCTGCCGTGCAGGCCTACGCGGCCGCCACCGACGCGACGTTCCCCGCGCAGCGGCAGGCGGCCATGGCCTATGCGCAGCGCTACGACTGGGAGCATGTGGTCGGCGCCTATCTGGACGAATACCGCGCGGTACTTGGCAAGACGGAGGGAGTGCGATGACCGGCGAACCGCGTTGCAGCGGCGATGCGCGCGTGCCCGGTCCGCCGATCACCGTGCTGCTGTCGACCGAACGGCCGACCGCGACCACCAATCCCTATCTGACCCAGCTGTACGCGGCATTGCCGCAGCAGGTGCAGTTGCGCTTCTTCTCGATGCGCGCGGCGCTGCTGTCGCGCTACGACGTGCTGCACGTGCACTGGCCCGAATACATGCTGCGGCACCGCACCGGCCTGGGCACGCTGGCCAAGCAGGCGTGCATGGCGCTGCTGCTGCTGCGGCTGAAGGTGAGCGGCGTGCCGCTGGTGCGCACCCTGCACAACGTGGCCCCGCACGAGGACAAGGGCTGGCGCGAGCGCCTGCTGCTGCGCTGGACCGATCGGCTGACCGCGCGCTGGATCCGCATCAACGCCACCACCCCCGAGCGCGCACCGGCCACCGACACCATCCTGCACGGCCACTACCGCGACTGGTACGCGGCCATGCCGCAACCGCGGCGGGTGCGCGGACGCCTGCTGCATTTCGGCCTGCTGCGCCCGTACAAGGGCGTGGAAACCCTGGTCGCGACGCTGCAGGCCCTGCCAGATCCGGCACTGAGCCTGCGCATCGCCGGCAATCCGGTCAATTCGGAGATCCGCGCCGTGGTCGAACAGGCCTGCGCCGCCGATCCGCGGATCAGCGCGCGCCTGCAGTACGTGGAAGACGAGGTCTTGGCGCGCGAAGTCGGCGAGGCCGAACTGGTGGTGTTGCCGTACCGGCAGATGCACAACTCCGGCACGCTGCTGCTGGCGCTTTCGCTGGCGCGGCCGGTGCTGGCGCCGTGGAACGAGGCCACTGCGGCGATCGCCGACGAGGTCGGGCCGGAGTGGGTGCTGCTGTACCAGGGCGAGCTGGACGCGGCGCAGCTGGCCGGGGCCCTGGCGCAGGCGCAGCGCCTGCCCGCCGACGCGGTGCCGGACCTGTCGCGGCGCGACTGGAGCGCGATCGGCGTGCAGCATTACCGCAGTTATCTGGATGCGCGCGGCATGCGCAGCGAGGCAGGGGCATGAGCGCGACCGAAACACCGGGGCCCGCCGCGCCGCCGGAGCGCAGCCTCGGCTCGCGCGCCGCCGGCGGCGCGGCGGTGACCATGGCCGGGCAGCTGGCGAAGATGGTGGTGCAGTTCGGCGGCATCGTGCTGCTGGCGCGCTTGCTGACGCCCTACGACTACGGGCTGATGGCGATGGTCACCGCGATCGTCGGCATGGCCGAGATCCTGCGCGACTTCGGCCTGTCCTCGGCCGCGATCCAGGCCAAGCACGTCAGCCGCGAGCAGCGCGACAACCTGTTCTGGATCAACAGCGGCATCGGCCTGGTGCTGGCGATCGTGGTGTTCCTGTCCTCGTCGTGGATCGCGCACTTCTATCGCGAGCCGGCGCTGCTGGGCATCTCGCAGGCGCTGGCGGTGACCTTCCTGCTCAACGGCATGACCACCCAGTACCGCGCGCATCTCAGCCGCGGGCTGCGCTTCGGCCAGGTGTCGCTGAGCGATGTCGGCGCGCAGGTGATGGGCCTGATCGCCGGCGTCGGCGTGGCCCTGGCCGGCTACGGCTACTGGGCGCTGGTCTGGCAGCAGGTGGTGCAGGCGCTGGTCAACCTGGCCATCGCCGGCGCCTGCGCGCGCTGGCTGCCGCGCGGTTACCGCCGCGACGCGCCGATGCGCGCGTTCCTGAGCTTCGGCTGGAACCTGATGGCCGCGCAGTTGCTCGGCTACGCCAGCCGCAACGTCGGCCAGGTGATCATCGGCCACCGCATCGGCGCCGAGGCGCTGGGCCTGTACAACCGCGCGTTCCAGCTGTTGATGATGCCGCTGAACCAGATCAATGCGCCGGCCACCTCGGTGGCGCTGCCGGTGCTGTCGCAGCTGCAGGACGATCCGCCGCGCTTCGGCAGCTTCCTGCTGCGCGGGCAGACGGTGATGGTGCACCTGATCGTGGCGCTGTTCTCCTGCGCCTGCGCGCTGGCGCTGCCGCTGATCGTGCTGGTGCTCGGCGAACAATGGCGCCCGGCGGTGCCGCTGTTCCAGGTGCTGACCCTCGGCGGCATCTTCCAGACCGCGTCCTACGCCACCTACTGGGTGTTCCTGGCGCATGGCCTGATGCGCGAACAGCTGGTGTATTCGGTGGTCGGGCGGGTGATGCTGATCGCCTGCATCTTCGCCGGCTCGGCCTGGGGCGTGATGGGCGTGACCGTCGGCTACACGCTGGGCCTGCTGGTGATGTGGCCGCTGTCGGTGATCTGGATCGCCAAGGTGGCGCCGCAGGTGCCGGCGCTGGAATTGTTCAACAATGGCCTGCGCGCGATCCTCGGCTACGGGGCCGCCGGCGTGGCGGCGTACTTCGCCGCGCAGCAGTGGGGCGGCAGTTCGCTGTGGCAGCAGCTGGCGGTGGGCGGCGCGGCGATGGCGCTGGGCTGCGTGCTGGTGTTCGCGCTGTGGCCGGCGTTCCGCCGCGACGTGATGGCGATCCTCAACATGCGCACGCTGTTGCGCGATGCCAGGGCCAAACGATGACCCGCGAGCAGGCGATTCTTCCCGACACCCCTCACCGCAAAGGAGCGATGGCATGAGCGATTCTTCCGCAGCGGCGACGCTCGCCGCGGCACCGGCCGCGGCCCTTGCCGGACGCCCGCCGTGCTATCTGGTGCTGTCGGCGCACGACTACCGCACGCCGCGCCGCGCCAACATCCACTTCATCGCCGACGAGCTGGCCAAGCGCGGCACCACGCGTTTCTTCTCGCTGCGCTACAGCCTGCTGTCGCGGATGAAGGGCGACCTGCGGCTGCCGCTGGACGCCACCGCCAACACCGTGGTCAAGCACAACGGCGTGGACTGCTATCTGTGGCGCGCGCCGCTGCATCCGTTCAACACGCGGCGGCGCTGGCTGCGCCCGCTGGAAGACCTGATGTTCAAGCTGTATGCGGCCAAGCCGCCGGCCACGCTGCTGCGCTGGATGCAGGAAGCGGATGTGATCGTGTTCGAAAGCGGCATCGCGGTGGCCTTCATCGAGCTGGCGGCACGCATCAACCCGACCGCGCGCAAGGTCTACCGTGCCTCCGACGGCCTGAGCACGATCAACGTCGCCGACTACATCGAGCGCGAATTCGACCGCGTGGCGCCGAGCCTGGACGTGATCGCGCTGGTGTCGCCGGCGATGGCCGAGGAGATCTCCAGCCGCCACAACGTGTTCCACGTCGGCCATGGCGTGGACCACAACCTGGACGCGCTCGGCGATCCGTCGCCGTACGGCGAGGGCATCCATGCGGTGGCGGTCGGTTCGATGCTGTTCGATCCGGAATTCTTCGTCGCCGCCAGCCGCGCCTTCCCGCAGGTCACCTTCCACGTGATCGGCTCGGGCATGGGTCGCGCGCCGGGCTACGGCGACAACGTGGTGGTGTACGGCGAAATGAAGCACGCCGAGACCATCGGCTACATCAAGCACGCGCGCTTCGGCATCGCGCCGTACGCGTCGGAGCAGGTGCCGGTGTATCTGGCCGACAGCTCGATGAAACTGCTGCAGTACGATTTCTTCGGCCTGCCGGCGGTGTGTCCGAACGCGGTGGTCGGCAGCTACCAGTCGCGCTTCGGCTATACCCCGGGCGACGAGGCCTCGATCGTGGCGGCGATCGAAAAGGCGCTGCAGGCGCCGCACGTGCGCCACCGCCAATGCCTGAGCTGGTCCGAGACCACCGACCGTGTCCTGGATCCGTCGGCCTATCCGGAAACCCGGCTTTTCGCCGGCGAGAGCGCCTGACACGGAGTTCGCCCTCGAACGGCGTTCGCGCACAAAAGGAGGATTTCGCATTGCCCGCACTGCAAAAATGGATCGACTACGAAGAACGCCGCGCGCTGTTCTGGTGGAAACCCAAGAACGGCGAGATCAACGTCGGCGATCACCTGTCCAAGATCATCGTGTCCAACGTGCTGGCGCAGCGCGACCGGACCCTGCTGGACAAGCGCGACAAGCGCAAGCGCCTGATCGCGATCGGCTCGGTGCTGCATTTCGCCAGCGACGGCGACACGGTGTGGGGCAGCGGCATTAACGGCAAGATCCCGGCCGACCGGCATACCTTCCGCACGCTCGACGTGCGCGCCGTGCGCGGTCCCAAGACCCGCGCGTTCCTGCGCGAACGCGGGCTGCAGGTGCCGGAAATCTACGGCGACCCTGGACTGCTGATGCCGCTGTTCTTTCCGCGCGAGGCGCTGGCGCCGCCGGCCGTGCGGCAGCCGTTCCTGATCGTGCCGCACTTCAACGAGCCGTCGGGCAAATACGCGCGCTACAAGGACCAGCTGGTGCTGCCGAACCGGCAGCCGGCCGGATTCGTGCGGCAATTGCTGGGCGCGGAACTGGTCGTCTCCAGTTCCCTGCACGGCCTGATCCTGGCCGAAGCCTACGGCGTGCCGTCGGTGTACCTGGACTGGGGCAACGGCGAGGACCCGTTCAAGTACGACGACTACTACCACGGCACCGGACGCATGCAGTGGCACGCCGGCCACAGCGTGGAGGAGTGCCTGGCCCTGGGCGGCAACGCCCCATTCGATCTGAACGCGG includes these proteins:
- a CDS encoding acyltransferase family protein, which produces MSVPTQTVQTVLAEQPTTTGVRGTRDARIDAAKALAILLVVFGHAKGIPHAYVILAYSFHVPMFFVLSGWVGEAFGKRPLGMATWTKLARSLLLPYLAFFVVGYVYWMLTRNIGSKAQLWGDRPWWEPLLGLVSGIGPKLYVMPALWFLPALFVTTLTYLYLRRHLSLELLAVLSLLLAWAWAIWFPTQDYRLPFALDVLPVSLCFFAIGAAAAKRSGQLPSSRAGNALAALLLGAAWFAIAWNNGRVDVNMMKFGHSPLGFLAASLLGSAMALCAARLVQDWAWLQWIGRNTLLILCTHTLLFSVMAGVASRTGLVRGDAWGPAWAVSVSVFAVLASVPMRAVIVRVAPWMIGLRREPATQEAS
- a CDS encoding glycosyltransferase family 4 protein; this translates as MKVVHVVRQFHPSVGGMEEVVLNIARRHLQQGRDQVEVVTLDRVFTRPQERLAQRDAYQGVPIVRVPFRGSSRYPLAPKVLAALRGADLVHVHGIDFFYDFLALTRVLHGTPMIVSTHGGFFHTTYASRLKMLWFKTLTRASAWAYARVVATSENDGEVFSAVVAPQRLRVIENGVDVGKFAGQGSATPGRTLIYFGRWSVNKGLLETLDLLRALAAQDPAWQLIVAGREYDFSHADLLQAIAERGLQGRVQLRVAPSQEELAQLLGSAQYFVCLSRHEGFGLAAVEAMSAGLLPVLSDIPPFARLVRESAQGVLLDPADPQRAAAAVQAYAAATDATFPAQRQAAMAYAQRYDWEHVVGAYLDEYRAVLGKTEGVR
- a CDS encoding GDP-mannose--glycolipid 4-beta-D-mannosyltransferase is translated as MTGEPRCSGDARVPGPPITVLLSTERPTATTNPYLTQLYAALPQQVQLRFFSMRAALLSRYDVLHVHWPEYMLRHRTGLGTLAKQACMALLLLRLKVSGVPLVRTLHNVAPHEDKGWRERLLLRWTDRLTARWIRINATTPERAPATDTILHGHYRDWYAAMPQPRRVRGRLLHFGLLRPYKGVETLVATLQALPDPALSLRIAGNPVNSEIRAVVEQACAADPRISARLQYVEDEVLAREVGEAELVVLPYRQMHNSGTLLLALSLARPVLAPWNEATAAIADEVGPEWVLLYQGELDAAQLAGALAQAQRLPADAVPDLSRRDWSAIGVQHYRSYLDARGMRSEAGA
- a CDS encoding lipopolysaccharide biosynthesis protein, producing the protein MSATETPGPAAPPERSLGSRAAGGAAVTMAGQLAKMVVQFGGIVLLARLLTPYDYGLMAMVTAIVGMAEILRDFGLSSAAIQAKHVSREQRDNLFWINSGIGLVLAIVVFLSSSWIAHFYREPALLGISQALAVTFLLNGMTTQYRAHLSRGLRFGQVSLSDVGAQVMGLIAGVGVALAGYGYWALVWQQVVQALVNLAIAGACARWLPRGYRRDAPMRAFLSFGWNLMAAQLLGYASRNVGQVIIGHRIGAEALGLYNRAFQLLMMPLNQINAPATSVALPVLSQLQDDPPRFGSFLLRGQTVMVHLIVALFSCACALALPLIVLVLGEQWRPAVPLFQVLTLGGIFQTASYATYWVFLAHGLMREQLVYSVVGRVMLIACIFAGSAWGVMGVTVGYTLGLLVMWPLSVIWIAKVAPQVPALELFNNGLRAILGYGAAGVAAYFAAQQWGGSSLWQQLAVGGAAMALGCVLVFALWPAFRRDVMAILNMRTLLRDARAKR
- a CDS encoding glycosyltransferase family 1 protein — encoded protein: MSDSSAAATLAAAPAAALAGRPPCYLVLSAHDYRTPRRANIHFIADELAKRGTTRFFSLRYSLLSRMKGDLRLPLDATANTVVKHNGVDCYLWRAPLHPFNTRRRWLRPLEDLMFKLYAAKPPATLLRWMQEADVIVFESGIAVAFIELAARINPTARKVYRASDGLSTINVADYIEREFDRVAPSLDVIALVSPAMAEEISSRHNVFHVGHGVDHNLDALGDPSPYGEGIHAVAVGSMLFDPEFFVAASRAFPQVTFHVIGSGMGRAPGYGDNVVVYGEMKHAETIGYIKHARFGIAPYASEQVPVYLADSSMKLLQYDFFGLPAVCPNAVVGSYQSRFGYTPGDEASIVAAIEKALQAPHVRHRQCLSWSETTDRVLDPSAYPETRLFAGESA
- a CDS encoding polysaccharide pyruvyl transferase family protein, whose amino-acid sequence is MPALQKWIDYEERRALFWWKPKNGEINVGDHLSKIIVSNVLAQRDRTLLDKRDKRKRLIAIGSVLHFASDGDTVWGSGINGKIPADRHTFRTLDVRAVRGPKTRAFLRERGLQVPEIYGDPGLLMPLFFPREALAPPAVRQPFLIVPHFNEPSGKYARYKDQLVLPNRQPAGFVRQLLGAELVVSSSLHGLILAEAYGVPSVYLDWGNGEDPFKYDDYYHGTGRMQWHAGHSVEECLALGGNAPFDLNAVQRGLLDSFPHDLW